The Cannabis sativa cultivar Pink pepper isolate KNU-18-1 chromosome 8, ASM2916894v1, whole genome shotgun sequence genomic interval CGACCCGGCATTGTTAACCTCGTTTAGCTTATTAAGCTTATTATTatgattctcattaacaatatcATTGTACCTCTTGCTAGACCAATGGCTGAAATTCTCAGACCCAGATGGGTAACTCGGAGTAGAGGGAGAAAGAACAAATTGTTGTTGGTCTTCGGCGCCGGAGTTGAACGGCAAGACGTCCACCCAAGGATGATTACGGTCGCCGGTGGTGGCGACCGACATGGGAGAAATTGGTGAAGCTGCTTCGTTGAAATTCATCGACTCTATGGAACTCATCAGATCGGTGAGGGCTTCCTTGTAACTAACAGCTCCTTGACCGGAATAGTGACCGTTCGCTGCGGCAGCGGCGGCGGCGGCGTAATGTTCTTTGTAGGCTGAAATGGGAGAAAATTTCTCCGGCGACATGGGCGGTGAGAAATGGGAAATGCCCATGAGAGTAGAGGTGGGAGAAGAGTTGTTATGGCAGGAACAGAAAGCGCAGCAGTGGTTGGAATTAGGCGAGTTATTATTATTGAGGGATATTGGgtatttgatttttttcttgGAAGTAACCGGAGAAGCCATTTCCGAT includes:
- the LOC115699620 gene encoding zinc finger CCCH domain-containing protein 2; the encoded protein is MFSNGSPRLISPGHDDTTTSALFQKFLPYNNPGEGESDDDAGGSDPYSSDHFRMYEFKVRRCTRSRSHDWTDCPFAHPGEKARRRDPRRHHYSGMVCPDYRRGGCGRGDSCEFAHGVFECWLHPARYRTEACKDGKNCKRKVCFFAHTPRQLRILPLHSNGSSSEMASPVTSKKKIKYPISLNNNNSPNSNHCCAFCSCHNNSSPTSTLMGISHFSPPMSPEKFSPISAYKEHYAAAAAAAANGHYSGQGAVSYKEALTDLMSSIESMNFNEAASPISPMSVATTGDRNHPWVDVLPFNSGAEDQQQFVLSPSTPSYPSGSENFSHWSSKRYNDIVNENHNNKLNKLNEVNNAGSGSDPDLGWVNDLLM